The Setaria italica strain Yugu1 chromosome IX, Setaria_italica_v2.0, whole genome shotgun sequence genome has a window encoding:
- the LOC101764587 gene encoding uncharacterized protein LOC101764587, whose translation METPLSTRRITRSLAAAAAASAQKSAAAGTDSAAQFSLAKNATAGEPQPRAALHDITNDSPIVGLAAGGLHGTDKTPASTAAKTRRRAPRRTPGSGEALLRGQVKALLHKVEEEQGCAPAALVRPARIQALLGVSRSPAQLLAPTPANTPQIGPVPAAREGLLMPDGVPVVPCVLEEEELLLPKLQIIAAPLPPPQPEENLGECQLNRALVFDDSPEKSSASNGSAVLFQESSTGSCNGKSSSPEDDSSSAWSIQVHASSEKGDEEELGVEDLGEYTEEEEEWEEDSDDEDCFDDLCEEMSRMTVVDEEERKAGLPQFEGRHTRFIYNSDDEIEREEVADAAEARAELGALMLRDLPVPEGRHLRFQEDEEDEE comes from the exons ATGGAGACGCCGCTGTCCACCAGGAGGATCACCcgctcgctcgccgccgcggccgccgcatcAGCCC AGAagagcgccgccgcggggacGGATTCCGCGGCCCAGTTCTCCCTGGCCAAGAACGCCACCGCGGGGGAGCCCCAGCCGCGCGCCGCGCTGCACGACATCACCAACGACTCCCCCATCGTCGGCCTCGCCGCGGGCGGCCTCCACGGCACCGACAAGacccccgcctccaccgcagCCAAGACCCGCCGCAGGGCCCCGCGCCGCACGCCCGGCTCCGGGGAGGCGCTCCTGCGCGGCCAGGTCAAGGCGCTCCTGCACAAGGTCGAGGAGGAGCAGGGATGCGCCCCAGCGGCTCTCGTCAGGCCAGCACGCATCCAGGCGCTGCTCGGGGTCTCCAGGTCGCCGGCCCAGCTCCTGGCGCCCACGCCGGCCAACACGCCGCAGATCGGGCCCGTCCCCGCGGCCAGGGAAGGCCTCCTGATGCCTGATGGCGTCCCCGTGGTGCCCTGCGTCCTCGAGGAGGAGGAACTGCTGCTTCCTAAGCTGCAG ATCATTGCAGCTCCCCTGCCGCCACCTCAGCCAGAGGAGAACCTGGGCGAGTGTCAGCTGAACCGTGCGCTGGTGTTCGACGACTCCCCTGAGAAGTCCAGCGCGTCCAATGGGTCGGCCGTCTTGTTCCAGGAGAGCAGTACTGGCAGCTGCAATGGCAAGTCGTCATCACCTGAGGACGACAGCTCCTCGGCCTGGTCCATTCAGGTCCATGCCAGCTCcgagaagggcgacgaagaagAGCTTGGCGTGGAGGACCTAGGAGAGTACactgaagaagaggaggagtgGGAAGAAGACAGCGACGACGAAGACTGCTTCGATGACCTGTGCGAGGAGATGAGCAGGATGACCGTGGTCGATGAAGAGGAGAGGAAGGCAGGGCTGCCACAGTTCGAGGGGAGGCACACCCGGTTCATCTACAACAGCGACGACGAGATCGAGCGGGAGGAGGTAGCGGATGCAGCTGAGGCGAGGGCGGAGCTCGGCGCGCTGATGCTCAGGGACCTGCCGGTGCCGGAAGGCAGGCACCTGCGCTtccaggaggacgaggaggatgaggagtgA